In one window of Sphingomonas sp. BGYR3 DNA:
- a CDS encoding VOC family protein, whose amino-acid sequence MTNPHGSWLWYELITTDADGASAFYGDLIGWQARPAGQEGMDYRLFAMKGEDVGGFMAMPGNPMPPCWLGYISVDDVDATAALVRQHGGAVHMGPQDIPGVGRFAFCADPDGAMFYIMRGSVEGGVSKAFGGHDGPAGHFAWNELAAADPAHSLAFYGALFGWVVLDTMDMGPAGRYEMIGPVGGKPMGAIMPVQPGTPRPVWSHYIHVTGIDVAQERVKAGGGTVLFGPSEIPGGDYILVGTDPQGAAFSIVGAK is encoded by the coding sequence ATGACCAATCCGCACGGAAGCTGGCTCTGGTACGAGCTGATCACGACCGACGCCGACGGCGCTTCGGCCTTTTACGGCGATCTGATCGGCTGGCAGGCCCGGCCTGCGGGTCAAGAGGGCATGGATTACCGGCTGTTCGCCATGAAGGGAGAGGATGTCGGCGGCTTTATGGCGATGCCCGGCAATCCCATGCCGCCGTGCTGGCTGGGCTATATCAGCGTCGATGATGTCGATGCCACCGCTGCGCTGGTCCGGCAACATGGCGGCGCGGTGCATATGGGACCACAGGATATCCCAGGCGTCGGCCGCTTCGCCTTTTGCGCCGATCCCGACGGTGCGATGTTCTACATCATGCGCGGCAGCGTCGAGGGCGGGGTCAGCAAGGCGTTCGGCGGGCATGACGGCCCGGCCGGGCATTTCGCCTGGAACGAACTGGCCGCCGCCGATCCCGCGCACTCGCTCGCCTTTTACGGCGCGCTGTTCGGCTGGGTCGTGCTCGACACCATGGATATGGGACCGGCCGGCCGGTACGAAATGATCGGCCCTGTCGGCGGCAAGCCGATGGGCGCGATCATGCCGGTTCAGCCGGGCACCCCCCGCCCCGTCTGGAGCCACTACATCCATGTTACGGGCATCGACGTGGCGCAGGAACGGGTAAAGGCCGGCGGCGGCACCGTCCTGTTCGGCCCCAGCGAGATTCCCGGCGGCGATTACATCCTGGTCGGCACCGACCCGCAGGGCGCGGCCTTTTCGATCGTCGGCGCGAAATAG
- a CDS encoding tryptophan halogenase family protein: MVQRSILIVGGGAAGWLTAAYLARHFDLARNPRVAITVLESPDIGIIGVGEGSFPTIRNTLRFLGVDEAAFVRRSSATFKQGIRFDNWLHAPAGGRQHSYLHPFEAPFDAEGNQSLVEYWLLEDAGTRAPFAEAMTIQNRVAAAQRAPKQAGEGDFEGPLSYAYHFDAHRLAEVLADRARELGVRHLSGALAQVVQDSESGAIDHVVCTVNGRLSADLYVDCTGFRAELIGRAMDAPFRSVRDTLFVNRALACKLPHGHPGEPLDSYTIAAAHAGGWIWNIGLAGARGLGCVYSGDHLDEDAAAAVLATYTGGRSRDVEVRSIGFDAGYRTTPWVKNCVAVGLAGGFLEPLESTGMVMIETAAAMIAELLPLNGSVAGPARRFNERMQARYDNTVAFLKLHYCLSRRNEPFWRDNVDPSSVPERLRELLDEWRYRPPGRFDFILDLDSFAWFNYQYILYGMGFATDLSPQSGDYADQEGARRQFERIARYGARAARELPGHRELIDSFHAA, translated from the coding sequence ATGGTGCAGCGTTCGATCCTGATCGTCGGCGGCGGCGCGGCGGGCTGGCTGACCGCCGCCTATCTGGCCCGGCATTTCGATCTGGCGCGCAATCCGCGCGTTGCCATCACCGTGCTGGAATCGCCCGATATCGGCATCATCGGGGTGGGTGAGGGCAGCTTTCCCACCATCCGCAACACGCTGCGCTTTCTGGGCGTGGACGAGGCCGCGTTCGTCCGCCGGTCCAGCGCGACGTTCAAACAGGGGATCCGGTTCGACAACTGGCTGCACGCCCCGGCGGGCGGGCGCCAGCACAGCTATCTCCATCCGTTCGAAGCGCCGTTCGATGCGGAGGGCAATCAGAGCCTGGTCGAATACTGGCTGCTGGAGGACGCGGGCACGCGCGCGCCCTTTGCAGAGGCCATGACGATCCAGAACCGCGTGGCCGCCGCCCAGCGTGCGCCCAAACAGGCGGGCGAGGGGGATTTCGAAGGGCCGCTCAGCTACGCCTATCATTTCGACGCCCATCGCCTGGCCGAGGTGCTGGCCGACCGTGCGCGCGAACTGGGCGTCCGTCACTTGAGCGGTGCACTGGCACAGGTGGTGCAGGACAGCGAAAGCGGTGCGATCGACCATGTGGTCTGTACAGTCAACGGGCGGCTGTCTGCGGACCTCTATGTCGATTGTACCGGATTTCGGGCCGAGCTGATCGGCCGGGCGATGGACGCCCCGTTCCGCAGCGTTCGCGACACCCTGTTCGTCAACCGCGCGCTGGCGTGCAAACTGCCGCACGGGCACCCGGGCGAGCCGCTGGACAGCTATACCATCGCCGCTGCCCATGCAGGCGGCTGGATTTGGAATATCGGCCTTGCCGGTGCGCGCGGGCTTGGCTGCGTCTATTCCGGCGACCATCTGGACGAGGATGCGGCGGCGGCCGTGCTGGCGACCTATACTGGCGGGCGCAGCCGTGATGTGGAGGTGCGCAGCATCGGCTTTGATGCCGGGTATCGGACCACGCCCTGGGTGAAAAACTGCGTTGCCGTGGGCCTGGCCGGCGGGTTCCTGGAACCGCTGGAATCGACTGGTATGGTGATGATCGAAACCGCCGCCGCGATGATTGCGGAGCTGCTGCCCCTCAACGGCTCGGTTGCCGGCCCCGCCCGCCGGTTCAACGAACGGATGCAGGCGCGGTACGACAATACGGTCGCATTCCTGAAGCTGCATTATTGCCTGAGCCGCCGGAACGAGCCGTTCTGGCGTGACAATGTCGATCCGTCATCGGTGCCCGAACGGCTGCGCGAATTGCTGGACGAATGGCGTTACCGGCCGCCCGGCCGGTTCGACTTCATCCTCGACCTCGATAGCTTTGCCTGGTTCAACTATCAGTACATTCTGTACGGCATGGGCTTTGCGACGGATCTGTCGCCGCAGAGCGGGGACTATGCGGATCAGGAGGGCGCACGGCGGCAGTTTGAGCGGATCGCGCGCTATGGCGCCCGTGCCGCCCGCGAACTGCCGGGCCATCGCGAATTGATCGACAGTTTTCACGCCGCCTGA
- a CDS encoding PIN domain-containing protein: MFLIDAPILLALRESRRGGSSAVSAWAGRTPRHRMFVSAVTLMTLYRAAAIAGDRSAAEGGAWREWLDGPVSTAFDGRILPVDPAVARRRARLALSDDADALIAATALEHGLTLVTGRTAAFRGARLKLLDPARQDMAGDGDEGDWQQAARSGSRWLKTLFVRG, encoded by the coding sequence ATGTTCCTGATCGATGCGCCGATCCTGCTCGCCCTGCGCGAATCCCGGCGGGGCGGCTCGTCCGCAGTATCCGCCTGGGCCGGCCGGACGCCGCGGCACCGCATGTTCGTCTCTGCGGTGACGCTGATGACGCTGTATCGTGCGGCCGCAATTGCGGGCGATCGCTCGGCGGCAGAGGGCGGGGCGTGGCGCGAATGGCTGGACGGTCCGGTCAGCACGGCGTTCGATGGCCGCATCCTGCCTGTCGATCCGGCCGTGGCCCGCCGCCGGGCGCGGCTGGCGCTGAGCGATGATGCCGACGCCCTGATTGCGGCAACCGCGCTGGAACACGGGTTGACGCTGGTGACCGGGCGGACGGCCGCATTTCGGGGCGCGCGCCTGAAACTCCTCGATCCCGCGCGTCAGGACATGGCGGGCGATGGGGACGAGGGCGATTGGCAACAGGCCGCGCGCAGCGGCTCCCGCTGGCTGAAAACCCTGTTCGTGCGGGGATGA
- a CDS encoding energy transducer TonB, with amino-acid sequence MIRAVIAAMSWLVVAAVATDDAGAQQAIPNSPGWQMAYEADMCVLSRAYATKSGEFVFGIRSTLPGVDMVGLQIVTEGMTSRKRERQLATISVPGQDQLWQGEVTLWPAPKLKQTLILGSVPRTLLTPIAAAQEVTIAVAGQEPVTLPISAAKQALKALEACEADFAKTLGIDAAQSMNVKTPAEPAKTVGDWIRFEDYPKSALQAGVGGTVSILWEVDKQGKIASCRTIKTSGREDLDKAACDALMKRARFNRPALDAAGNPVASYGTRQVVWAIP; translated from the coding sequence ATGATCAGAGCCGTCATCGCCGCAATGTCCTGGTTGGTTGTAGCTGCGGTGGCGACCGATGATGCAGGCGCGCAGCAGGCCATCCCCAATTCGCCCGGATGGCAAATGGCCTATGAGGCGGACATGTGCGTGTTGTCGCGCGCTTATGCGACGAAATCGGGCGAGTTCGTGTTTGGTATCCGGTCCACCCTGCCGGGTGTGGACATGGTCGGGCTGCAGATTGTCACTGAAGGCATGACCAGCCGGAAAAGGGAACGTCAGCTGGCCACGATCAGTGTTCCGGGCCAGGACCAGCTCTGGCAGGGAGAGGTCACGTTATGGCCTGCGCCAAAGCTCAAACAGACCCTGATCCTGGGCAGTGTGCCGCGAACCTTGCTGACGCCGATTGCGGCGGCACAGGAGGTGACGATTGCCGTGGCGGGTCAGGAGCCTGTCACGCTCCCTATTTCGGCTGCCAAACAGGCACTGAAGGCGCTGGAGGCTTGCGAGGCCGATTTTGCAAAGACGCTGGGCATTGACGCGGCCCAGTCAATGAATGTCAAAACACCTGCAGAGCCGGCCAAGACTGTCGGTGACTGGATCCGGTTCGAGGATTATCCGAAGTCCGCCCTGCAGGCCGGCGTGGGCGGAACAGTCTCGATCCTTTGGGAAGTCGATAAACAGGGCAAAATTGCCTCGTGCCGGACGATCAAGACATCCGGGCGCGAAGACCTGGACAAGGCCGCCTGCGATGCGCTTATGAAGCGGGCGCGGTTCAACCGGCCGGCGCTGGATGCCGCCGGCAATCCGGTGGCAAGTTATGGCACGCGCCAGGTCGTCTGGGCGATCCCCTGA
- a CDS encoding PH domain-containing protein, with translation MADTIDRFRSSTRGWLLGTLAGWGTLALTLGGLLVSFYFQAQGMMTGAAWLGPVALVTGLVLIALRWLANIGTGYEVTADRLVLRQGIIAKSIDEIELYRIKNVRIDFTILNQMVDIGTLTIGSSDETTATGPLVMRDIPRARARREALRERVNAARQARGVREIDLAEDRV, from the coding sequence ATGGCCGATACGATTGACCGGTTCCGATCATCGACGCGTGGCTGGCTGCTGGGCACGCTGGCGGGATGGGGCACGCTGGCCCTGACCCTGGGCGGTCTGCTGGTCAGTTTCTATTTCCAGGCGCAGGGCATGATGACCGGCGCCGCGTGGCTCGGCCCCGTGGCACTGGTGACCGGACTGGTCCTGATCGCCCTGCGCTGGCTGGCCAATATCGGCACGGGTTATGAAGTGACCGCCGACCGGCTGGTGCTGCGTCAGGGGATCATTGCCAAGTCGATCGACGAAATCGAACTCTATCGCATCAAGAATGTGCGGATCGATTTCACCATCCTCAACCAGATGGTCGATATCGGCACGCTGACCATCGGATCGTCGGACGAAACGACGGCCACCGGCCCGCTGGTGATGCGCGACATCCCACGCGCCCGCGCTCGGCGAGAGGCGCTGCGCGAGCGCGTCAATGCCGCGCGCCAGGCACGCGGCGTGCGCGAAATCGACCTGGCGGAGGACAGGGTCTGA
- a CDS encoding type II toxin-antitoxin system Phd/YefM family antitoxin: MKLITARAFNQDVTAAKRLALAEPVFVTDRGRPTHVLLSIAAYRRMAGEEDIVTDLLAAEPGAAALDAAHLAAAMHPAG; the protein is encoded by the coding sequence ATGAAACTGATCACCGCACGCGCGTTCAATCAGGACGTGACCGCCGCCAAGCGACTCGCCCTGGCCGAACCGGTGTTCGTGACGGATCGCGGCCGGCCGACCCATGTCCTGCTGTCCATCGCCGCCTATCGCCGCATGGCGGGGGAGGAGGACATCGTCACCGATCTGCTGGCGGCAGAGCCGGGCGCGGCGGCGCTGGATGCCGCCCATCTGGCCGCAGCGATGCACCCGGCGGGCTGA
- the cobS gene encoding cobaltochelatase subunit CobS codes for MASIPNTQPDSRDTILMSAPDKMVKARDVFGIDSDMEVPAFSEADERVPDLDPAYVFDPDTTLAVLAGFAHNRRVMVQGYHGTGKSSHIEQVAARLNWPCIRINLDAHISRIDLIGRDAIVLKDGQQITEFREGLLPWALQTPTALVFDEYDAGRPDVMFVIQRVLETEGKLTLLDQNRVIRPNPWFRLFATANTVGLGDTSGLYHGTQQINQGQMDRWNIVVTLNYLPAATEAQIVLAKSGEYDKPGGKEVVENMVRVADLTRRGFVNGDISTVMSPRTVITWAQNALIFGDVGFAFRLSFLNKCDEAERPLVAEYYQRVFGKDLPESVVGKN; via the coding sequence ATGGCCAGCATCCCCAACACCCAGCCCGACAGCCGCGACACGATCCTGATGAGCGCCCCCGACAAGATGGTGAAGGCGCGGGATGTATTCGGCATCGACAGCGACATGGAAGTGCCCGCGTTCAGCGAAGCGGACGAGCGGGTGCCCGATCTCGATCCCGCCTATGTGTTCGATCCCGACACCACGCTGGCGGTGCTGGCCGGTTTTGCCCACAATCGCCGCGTGATGGTTCAGGGCTATCACGGCACCGGCAAATCGAGCCACATCGAACAGGTAGCCGCCCGCCTGAACTGGCCGTGCATCCGCATCAACCTGGACGCGCATATCAGCCGCATCGACCTGATCGGGCGCGACGCCATCGTGCTGAAGGACGGGCAGCAGATTACCGAGTTTCGTGAAGGGCTGCTCCCCTGGGCGCTGCAGACCCCGACCGCGCTCGTCTTTGACGAATATGATGCGGGGCGCCCCGACGTGATGTTCGTCATTCAGCGCGTGCTGGAGACGGAGGGCAAGCTGACCCTGCTCGACCAGAACCGGGTGATTCGCCCGAACCCCTGGTTCCGCCTGTTCGCCACCGCGAATACCGTCGGCCTTGGCGATACCAGCGGCCTCTATCACGGCACGCAGCAGATCAATCAGGGCCAGATGGACCGGTGGAACATCGTCGTCACCCTGAACTACCTGCCCGCCGCAACAGAGGCGCAGATCGTGCTCGCCAAATCGGGCGAATATGACAAGCCCGGCGGCAAGGAAGTGGTCGAGAACATGGTCCGCGTGGCCGACCTGACCCGCCGCGGATTCGTGAACGGGGACATTTCCACCGTGATGAGCCCGCGCACGGTTATTACCTGGGCACAGAATGCCCTGATCTTTGGCGATGTCGGTTTCGCCTTCCGCCTCAGCTTCCTGAACAAATGCGACGAGGCGGAACGCCCGCTGGTGGCGGAATATTATCAGCGCGTGTTCGGCAAGGACCTGCCCGAAAGCGTGGTCGGCAAGAACTGA
- a CDS encoding vgr related protein, protein MGGPARPLTDQEIALARTVFGDALDYGAARVANRKWAFFQPRRVTMAPLGTIHFHPGGGLYCDDFGCAAPHLQGLFVHELVHVWQHQQGMFLPLRRHPFCRYSYTLKPGWTLDRYGIEQQAEIVRHIFLLKQGIAVPGAPPLEQYRGILPF, encoded by the coding sequence ATGGGCGGACCCGCCCGGCCGCTGACGGATCAGGAAATCGCGCTCGCCCGCACGGTTTTTGGCGATGCGCTGGATTACGGCGCGGCCCGGGTCGCCAACCGCAAATGGGCGTTCTTTCAGCCACGCCGCGTCACCATGGCGCCGCTGGGCACCATCCATTTCCATCCCGGCGGCGGGCTTTACTGCGACGATTTCGGCTGTGCGGCCCCGCATCTGCAGGGCTTGTTCGTCCACGAACTGGTGCATGTGTGGCAGCATCAGCAGGGCATGTTCCTGCCGCTCCGCCGCCATCCGTTCTGCCGGTACAGCTATACCCTGAAACCCGGTTGGACGCTGGACCGGTACGGCATCGAACAACAGGCGGAGATCGTCCGCCATATCTTTCTGTTGAAACAGGGGATCGCCGTCCCCGGCGCCCCGCCGCTGGAACAATATCGCGGCATCCTGCCCTTTTGA
- a CDS encoding DUF1428 domain-containing protein codes for MTYIDGFVLPVPEARRQDYHDLATRMSGVFRRHGALHVVEAWAEDVPKGEHTDFWMAVKAVEGETVVFSWIVWPDKATRDAGWAAVMADEESQGNATTDMPFDGKRMFWGGFTPFVDDRG; via the coding sequence ATGACCTATATCGACGGCTTCGTGCTGCCCGTGCCAGAGGCGCGGCGACAGGATTATCACGACCTGGCCACCCGAATGAGCGGCGTGTTCCGCCGCCACGGCGCACTGCATGTGGTCGAGGCATGGGCAGAGGATGTGCCCAAGGGCGAACACACCGATTTCTGGATGGCCGTGAAAGCGGTGGAGGGCGAGACGGTCGTCTTTTCGTGGATTGTCTGGCCGGACAAGGCAACACGCGATGCCGGCTGGGCCGCCGTGATGGCGGACGAGGAGTCGCAGGGGAATGCCACCACGGACATGCCGTTCGACGGCAAACGGATGTTCTGGGGCGGATTTACGCCGTTCGTCGATGATCGCGGCTGA
- a CDS encoding cation:proton antiporter: MIADWFADLWRVAGDVLNAHGPAVDAAKSFAPSDYSIHFFLQIAVILATCRIVGWLARRLFGQPQVVGEMIAGVILGPSLFGLVFPEIQGALFPKETRNVLYVGAQFGVGLYMFLVGTTLRLDHFQSKAKSAAGVSAAGIGAPFLFAFLITPFLLTVPGLFADGISRLNATLFMGACIALTAFPMLARIINERGLANSSLGTLSLTAGAFDDAASWCILAIVLATFGGGPGVALLAIIGGVSFAAFMLLFGRRLLAPLGTVVERQGQMSHGILSVTLMLYALSAFVMDAVGIHAVFGGFLLGACMPRGRFVEELKRKVEPMTVVFLLPMFFTYSGLNTRLDMVNNATLLLIALGILAVSIAAKFGACWLAARLAGEDNRTAMGIGALMNARGLMELIIINIGLQKGIIGPTLFAMMVLMAIVTTVMAGPLFELVYGRQARASGELGSLADGDDRAAMPAS, translated from the coding sequence ATGATCGCGGACTGGTTCGCGGATTTGTGGCGGGTCGCGGGGGATGTGCTGAACGCGCACGGTCCTGCGGTCGATGCGGCCAAGAGCTTTGCCCCTTCCGACTATTCAATCCACTTCTTCCTGCAGATCGCGGTGATCCTCGCCACCTGCCGCATCGTCGGCTGGCTGGCCCGGCGGCTGTTCGGCCAGCCACAGGTGGTGGGCGAAATGATCGCGGGCGTCATCCTGGGCCCGTCGCTGTTCGGCCTTGTGTTCCCCGAAATTCAGGGCGCGCTGTTTCCAAAGGAGACGCGCAACGTCCTGTATGTCGGCGCGCAGTTCGGGGTCGGCCTGTACATGTTTCTAGTCGGCACGACGCTGCGGCTCGACCATTTCCAGTCCAAGGCGAAAAGCGCCGCCGGGGTCTCGGCGGCAGGGATCGGGGCACCGTTCCTGTTCGCGTTCCTGATCACGCCGTTCCTGTTGACCGTGCCGGGCCTGTTCGCCGATGGGATCAGCCGGCTGAACGCCACGCTGTTCATGGGCGCGTGCATTGCGCTGACCGCCTTCCCCATGCTGGCGCGGATCATCAACGAACGCGGGCTGGCCAACAGTTCGCTCGGCACCCTGTCGCTGACCGCGGGCGCGTTCGACGATGCTGCATCCTGGTGCATCCTGGCGATCGTGCTGGCGACCTTTGGCGGCGGGCCGGGCGTTGCCCTGCTGGCCATCATTGGCGGCGTCAGCTTTGCCGCGTTCATGCTGCTGTTCGGGCGCCGGCTGCTTGCCCCGCTGGGCACCGTTGTCGAACGGCAGGGTCAGATGAGCCACGGCATCCTGTCCGTCACGCTGATGCTCTATGCCCTGTCCGCCTTCGTCATGGACGCGGTCGGCATCCATGCCGTGTTCGGCGGATTCCTGCTGGGGGCCTGCATGCCACGTGGCCGGTTCGTCGAGGAGTTGAAGCGCAAGGTCGAACCCATGACCGTCGTGTTTTTGCTGCCGATGTTCTTCACCTATTCGGGGCTGAACACGCGGCTGGACATGGTGAACAACGCCACCCTGCTGCTGATCGCGCTGGGCATCCTGGCCGTTTCCATCGCGGCAAAATTCGGCGCGTGCTGGCTGGCCGCGCGACTGGCGGGCGAGGACAACCGCACCGCCATGGGGATCGGCGCATTGATGAACGCGCGCGGCCTGATGGAGCTGATCATCATCAATATCGGCCTGCAAAAGGGGATTATCGGCCCCACCCTGTTCGCCATGATGGTCCTGATGGCGATCGTCACGACCGTGATGGCAGGGCCGCTGTTCGAACTGGTCTATGGCCGCCAGGCCCGCGCCAGCGGGGAACTGGGCAGCCTTGCCGATGGCGATGATCGTGCCGCGATGCCCGCATCCTGA
- a CDS encoding winged helix-turn-helix transcriptional regulator has translation MKLDKQTNLPSPVQKRWYDDGCGTALGLELIGERWSLLIVRELMFGGRRFSELRAGLPGISANVLTQRLEGLERVGIVARRKLPPPASVQVYELTPWGLEAETLIQELGRWAVRSPMHDPTLPLSAASIMMSFRTMYDHDRARGEAARIGFRIGAEGFVIAVDGKRLTTQRAEPEGCDLILVVPDAMALAAIVYGGLPVVEAEGAGMVAVTGDRDLLARFIGWFPLPAKIDA, from the coding sequence ATGAAGTTAGATAAACAAACTAACCTGCCATCTCCGGTCCAGAAGCGATGGTATGACGATGGCTGTGGCACCGCATTGGGGCTTGAACTGATTGGCGAGCGATGGTCGCTGCTCATCGTCCGGGAACTGATGTTCGGGGGACGGCGATTTTCCGAACTGCGCGCCGGTTTGCCGGGGATCAGCGCCAATGTGCTGACCCAGCGGCTGGAGGGGCTGGAACGGGTCGGCATCGTGGCGCGCCGCAAACTGCCGCCGCCTGCGTCGGTGCAGGTCTATGAACTGACGCCCTGGGGGCTGGAGGCGGAAACGCTGATCCAGGAACTGGGCCGGTGGGCGGTGCGATCCCCGATGCATGATCCGACGCTGCCCCTGTCCGCAGCGTCCATCATGATGAGTTTCCGGACCATGTATGACCATGACCGGGCGCGGGGAGAGGCGGCAAGGATCGGGTTCCGCATCGGGGCAGAGGGGTTCGTGATCGCCGTCGACGGCAAGCGCCTGACCACGCAGCGCGCGGAGCCGGAGGGGTGCGATCTGATCTTGGTGGTGCCCGACGCCATGGCGCTGGCGGCGATCGTCTACGGCGGGCTGCCGGTGGTGGAGGCGGAGGGTGCGGGCATGGTAGCCGTGACCGGCGACCGCGACTTGTTGGCCCGGTTTATCGGCTGGTTTCCGCTGCCGGCCAAGATCGACGCTTGA
- a CDS encoding copper chaperone PCu(A)C: MVRHILAPLASALALALSACGAPPAPEASDAWVRLPAVEGRPAAAYFRFTAGQEAKTLVGISTPIAGRTELHESIKSESGAMSMAPVADVPVPAGDTLSFEPGGKHAMLFDIKPEAKPGASAPLTLKFEDGSTVEVQAKLVGAGDPAPAN, from the coding sequence ATGGTCCGTCATATCCTTGCCCCGCTGGCATCCGCCCTCGCCCTTGCACTGTCCGCATGCGGCGCACCGCCGGCGCCCGAGGCAAGCGACGCCTGGGTCCGCCTGCCCGCGGTCGAGGGACGACCCGCCGCCGCCTATTTCCGCTTTACCGCCGGGCAAGAGGCAAAGACGCTGGTGGGCATCAGCACCCCGATCGCCGGGCGCACCGAACTGCATGAAAGCATCAAGTCGGAAAGCGGCGCGATGAGCATGGCACCGGTGGCGGACGTGCCGGTCCCGGCGGGCGACACGCTGTCGTTCGAACCGGGCGGCAAGCACGCCATGCTGTTCGACATCAAGCCGGAGGCAAAGCCGGGTGCATCGGCACCGCTGACCCTGAAATTCGAAGATGGCAGCACTGTCGAGGTTCAGGCAAAACTGGTCGGTGCGGGCGATCCGGCACCGGCAAATTGA